TTTTCCGCTTTGTCCAGGCGGGTTCCGAGGTTTCAGCGCTTCTCGGCCGTATGCCTTCCGCGGTAGGTTATCAGCCAAATCTCGCCACGGAGATGGGTGCACTCCAGGAGCGGATCACCTCGACGCAGAAAGGCTCGATCACCTCGGTTCAGGCAATTTATGTTCCCGCGGACGACCTGACAGACCCTGCGCCGGCGACGACATTCTCCCATCTCGACGCCACGACGGTGCTCAACCGTGCGATCGTGGAAAAAGGCATCTATCCGGCAGTCGACCCGCTCGATTCGACATCACGGATACTTGACCCGCGTGTTGCCGGATATGACCATTACACAACCGCGCGCGAGGTGCAGAACATCCTCCAGCGGTACAAGGACCTCCAGGATATCATCAACATTCTCGGTATGGACGAGCTTTCCGAAGATGACAAGATCACCGTGCAGCGCGCCCGTAAAATCGAGCGTTTTCTCGGCCAGCCCTTCTTTGTCGCCGAACAGTTCACCGGCATGAAAGGGCAGTATATCAAACTCGAGGAGACCATCAAAGGATTCAAGGAAATCATCGACGGCAAGCATGACGGCCTTCCCGAACAGGCATTTGTCAGTGTCGGTCCCATCGAAATGGCGGTCGAAAAAGGTAAAAAAATTCTGGAGCGTAAATAGCCGATGGCAGAAGATAAGTTTCATTTGGAAATAATAACCCCCGAACGGGTGCTTGTATCGGACGACATCGATTCCGCCGAACTTCCCGGAGCGGAAGGCGAATTTCAGGTTCTCGGCGGGCATACGCCTTTCCTGACCGGACTTGGAATCGGCCCGGTTGTCATCACCAAGGGTGTGAAGAAATCGTTTGTCAGTATTTCGGGAGGATATTGCGAGGTTCTTCCTTTTAAAACCACCATTCTCGCTCAAACCGCGGAAACTGCCGATAAAATCGACAGGGCCAGAGCCGAAGCGGCGAAAAAGAGGGCCGAAAAACGTCTCGAAGACGCTGCCCGTGATACATCCATCGATGAGGACCGCGCGCGGCTCGCATTGATGCGGGCTATCAACCGCCTCAGCATCACAAAGATAAAATAACCGCTCGATGCGATAAATGGGTTAAAACTTCCAACCCGACCTTTTCATAAATACTCAATAGAACACGAATTTCCGCGGATTTGACGGATTTCCGCGGATTGTCTTTTTTATTCTATTGGAATTTAACAGTTAATAGAATTTCCGATTATTCAATTAGTGCACAAAAATACGGTAAGGCGTCATTCCCGTGAAAGACGTCACCCTCGAATCTTTAATCGGGGGCGGGAATCCATCATCTCATGATCATGACAGGAAGATAGAATACTGGATTCCCCGTTCACTTCGTTCCCGGGAATGACAATACTTTAAAGTACATCAGTGATTACGATATGATTGAATAACCAGAATAGTTTTTTTCGCTGACTTATTAATCAAAACGCTACTTCAGTAAAAGCATTTTCTTCGTCTCGCTGTAATCTCCAGCCTGTAATCGATAGAAATACACTCCCATTGAAACCGGCGCCCCGAACTGGTCGGTACCATCCCACGTCACACGATAGGAACCGGGCTGCTGGACATCGTCAACAAGCGTCCGCACCGGCTGTCCGAGAACATTGTAGAGGGTAACAATTACATGCGATTGTGAGGGAACATCATATACAATTGTTGTCGCCGGATTGAACGGATTGGGATGATTCTGGGATAATTTCACCTTTGAGGGAAGACTTGATTGTTCTATGTCTGTAATCGAGTCTTTTTTCGTCCATCGTGCAATATAGGGAGCAATTTTACCACCCGCCCGAGTAAACAATCCCCCCACAATAAGGTCATTATCGTACACTGAAAGAACCTTGACATACGGATCAATCTCCCCACCCACTCCTGAACCGAGAGGAGACCATGACGATCCATTCCACGATGCAATATTATTTACGAAATACCCGCCTGCTATATTGAATCCACCTCCGGCAATGAGGTTCCCGTCGTATACCGTGAGAGCCCAGACATAAGGATCATACGGAACATTCGGATCAAAACCCCCTCTCATTCCTGAGTCGAGTGACGACCACGATGATCCGTCCCATAAAGCGATTCCATTTGTTTCAATCTCGCCCGCAGCAGTGAAATATCCTCCCGCAACGAGGTTCCCATCGTACACCGTGAGTACATTGATATGACCATTTAAACCCGGGCCAAGAGGCGACCATAATGACCCGTCCCATGCGGCGATTCTATTTGCCTCAACCTCGCCTGCAGTAGTGAATTCTCCCCCCGCAATGAGTTTTCCGTTGTACACTACGAGCGCAGAGACACTTTCATCCATTCCCGAGCCAAGAGGTAACCATGATGATCCGTCCCACATTGCAATATATCTGGTTGTATTACTCTCGCCAGAACGGGTAAGGAATCCCCCTGCTATGAGGTTACCATCGTACACCGTGAGTGCATAAACAAACCTGTTGAACCCCAAACCGAGAGGCGACCATGAAAATCCATCCCACATTGCAATATGTTCCGCTCTTACCCCACCCGCGTTCGTAAGATATCCCCCTGCAATAAGTTTACCATCATACACTGTAAGCGCAAGAACACTTTTATCCAATCCCGAACCGAGGGGCGACCATGACGACCCATCCCATGCGGCAATTCTACTGGCTCCAACTCCACCTACTACATTGAAATCTCCTCCTGCAATCAGTTTTCCGTCATACACCGTGAGAGCATAAACTTTATCATTGAACCCTCGATATGACGAGGATATGGTGTTATCCCAATAGATATCATCGGGATATCCGGCGGTTGAGGCTGATTTACCGGGGCGAAAAACGGGCTGTCCTGTGGCCGGATCGATTCCCGGTTCATATCCATTCATATTCAGGGAACCCTGAAAATCGGTTCTCTGCGCCGCCTCCAGGTCAAAACGGTCGTCGGGAGTAAGAAAATCGCCGATACTTCTTGTGGGAGCGGCAGGCATGTTTGTCAAATCGTTTATATTCTGCGCATTGAGATACGGAGCAGAAAGGATTAAGCATGCGATGGCAATCATCGTGATTGTAAAGGTATGATTGATAGTATGCATATTTATTCTCTTTTCCCCACAATAAACTGCGGTTTCTGCTCCCACATCGGTCATGTGCTTATTCGTTTAATTATTTTTTAATATAGCAAGGTATTTCCTAAATGCAAGCGTTTATCGGCATTCATTTGTTCAATGGTTCCGCAACAGAAACAGTATCCACAAAGTATGCGTACAGCATAACTTTTTAAGAGGCGCCGATTTAATCGATTCGTGTTTCGGGGGATGGATACCAGGTTGCAGTAATAGGGTATGGAATTCGAATCGTTGTTGAAAGATGCTGAAACAGGTTCAGCATGACGACATAATCGTATACACGTCACCCTGAACTTGTTTCAGGGTCTATACATAACAAAATGAACCTCTGAATCTATTATCAATGATGGTAAAAGTATGAATCCGCCTGATACAATAAATCCCCCTGTCATGCATTGATAACAGGGGGATTTATTTGTAACGGGGAACTGCTGGGGACTCTTTTTGCAGTTTCATTTCACCCGCAATGTATCAAGCCTTTAAAATCCCGAAACATACCCGACAACAAACCGTGACTGCTCGTTTTCGATATCACGGGTCACTTCGGCCATAACACGCATATTCGTATGTAACATGTAGCTCAGATTCACCGTGACGGTCTCGTATTCGAGGCCGTCGTAATCGGAATTGACTTTATTGTAGAGCAGGATACCGAAAATACGTGATTTTGCGGGGAAAGGATTGACAATGAGCTCACCGAAAAATCCGTCGGTCTTTATCTTGTCGCCTTTCACGGGCAGAAAATCGGGATTATCATCGCTTCTCGCCACATATTGCGTATTAAATTCAATACGGTCGGTGCTGACTGTGAGATTGGGACCGACCATATAGAATTTATTCTTTTCTTTTTTCTCCACATCGGTTTTTTCCTGACCGGTATAACCGAACATGCCGATATTCACTATGGAAATATCCTGCGAAACCTTGAGAAACACATTCTTGAAATTGTCGTTATCCGTCAGATCATCCTCCGCCATACCGATGCCGTTTCCGTTGACCACCTGCAGCACCAGGTCGGTCTTGGTGGGAAGCGAGTATGACAGGATAAAACCGCGGTCATAGGTCAGGTTGGCATTGCTCTGCCCCACCCTTGTCGTATAAATCTGATAATCCTCATATGTCAGCCGGAGCTCGCGTTTGTAGAGAGGGTCGCAGAGCTGGAACTGTCCGGCCAGGAAGTCGAGCTCTGTGCCGCCGATATTATTGAAGTAGATAAATGCATCTTCGACACCGGTCATCTCACCGAGCTCGGACATATAAAAGTAAAAATAATACCCCACATTCTTCGCAATGTTTCCTCCGGACATGAGTTTTAGACCGAAAGGCATCTGAAAATCGCTCTTTATTTTCCCCTCTGTCTGAAAACGTGCATATGCATCAAAACGGATTGCAAGCGGTAATTCACGCTGTAAAAGAAGCCGGTCGTCACCCGCATCCTTGAAGGCGCGGGGCGGCTCGTCCGCATCGGGAAGCTGATACCCGTTACCGGCAAACTCATCGCCGTAACTCTTTAATTTCGGAACAGCAACGTGGCAAGTCGAGCATGAAAAACCGTATTTCCGCGCAAATGCAGGTATGGCCCTGCCTGTTTCAGGCGCCAGCGCCGCGATAAGCACGGTAAAAAAAGCGACAATAAGAAAGCATCTTCGGACCATGTGAGACCCCCGTGTTAATAGTATACTTCGAATGAGGTTTCGGCTGTGTTTATAAGAACCGCTTCCGTCTCGTCCTCGGGAACCTTCAGGAAGTCACCGACGGGTTTCACCAGTTTGCCGTAATACACGCTCGCCCTGACAGTTACAATGCCTTCGGGAATGGCATCGGGAAGATTCCATGTGAATTTCTCAATTTTCGTCTCCCGCGGGCCGATACGGTAATCGACACCGAGGGATTTGGTATTCCACTGGCAGATGGTCATCCTGCCCTGAGAATCGAAATATGGCATACGGAAAATACGGTCTCCCACGGGAATTCCGTCACGGGGAAGCCCCTTAAAATTCGGAATCTGCATGATATCGCCAATATCCTGATACGCGAGTTCTTCGCTTCCGATCGTGTATTCCTCGCCCTCAAACCCTTTCTTGTCGACAGGAAGATGGTAGACTTTCCCCTTCGAATCGGTCGCCTCGACATGGAGCCACATGATCCTGTCCTCGACAGAGCCGGAGGGTATCTTGTGTCCGCATTTCCCGTTGAACAGCTCAACGGTCAGCACTACGGGGTATCCCGGCTCCGATTCACGGACTTCGGGCTGAATGAGAATTTCCACCGCACCGTTTATTTTCGAGAACACATGGGCGCCATGGAAAAGATGCTGCGCCACATCATCATGAAACTGGGACATTTTGGCATTTTTCCCCGGCGCGGAAGGCATATGGCATTTCTGGCAGGGAACTCCCTGCTGACCGTACGGTCCCTCTTTCCATTCAAGCTGTGTCGACTTCACCCATACACCATACGGGTCTTTTTCGTTATGGCACGTTCCGCAGAATTCGGCGGTCTTGACAAAATCAGAGTTGACTGTTTTGTGAGCCGGAGATTCGACTCCTTCCCTGTTGCCGTATTTCATCCATCCGGGACTCGGAATATAGCTGAAATTGAACGGCGTATCCCCCTTTGAACCCGTAATCGTATGACAGACATCACATGATACCGATTCGTTCGCCCGTGATTTTGCCGAGGGACGCGGAGGTGTGACATCTCCCGCCGCGAACGCGAGAGGAGTATGACAACCGTTACAGCCGTCAACGACCGGTTTGAGCTCGGGCTTTACTTTCGTATGCTGAACAGCAAGATCGAAGTACTCGATTTCGTCCCAGTGATGAGTATACGCCTGAGACATCATCGCCTGCTCCCACTGACGGAAAATATCCGTATGACATGTCAGGCATTTCTGGGGCTTTTCAAAACGGTCGTAGGGATATTTACCCAGCAGTTCCCCACCCGCCCATGTACCTTCCTGAGCGATAAGCGAGCATATCCCTCCCCAGATAACTCCGAGCACGCAGCATCCGATCAATACCCTGATTTTTATCATAGAGTACCATCCTTTCTGTGACACAGGTGACGGCAATTATTTATAAAGAAGGGAGTATTTGATAGTAGTTACTATTTTAATTTTATAAATAGCTGTTGTCAACCATTTTCACGATTTCCTCACAGACGGAGAATCATGAGGGCACACTTTCGCCCATAAAATCAAACCTGACCAGGAGGGCTGTGAAAAAGTATATTTTTCACGAGCCCCATGACGAAATGTGTTGTTTTGTTGCTGTCAAGGGCATGTAAATCGGCACTTCGTGCCGACCCTTGACAGCTTATATCCACACACATGGTGTTTATCACAACACTTCTAGTACATTACTACTTTTTCGGAGCATGATGATACAGTTTTATATCGTACCTTTGGTCGTGTGCTGGCCTCTGACACGGTCATCGAAGCGGCAGGCATCCGCCAGCGCTCGTGCGACTGCTTTAAATACAGCCTCTATGTCATGGTGTCCGTTCGAGGATTTGATGAGATCGATATGGAGATTGATACGGGCGTTATCGGCGAAGGATTTGAAAAATTCCGGGAAAAGCTCACTGTCGAACGCGCCGATTTTTTCAACGACAGGAGGAACGTTGTAGCAGAGCGCACTGCGGCCCGACAGGTCGACGACAGCGCGGGCAAGGGCGAATTCCATTGGAACATACGCATAACCATAACGGGCTATTCCGGTCTTGTCTCCAAGGGCTTCGTTGAAGGCCAGTCCGAGCGTGATACCCACATCCTCGACCGAATGATGAAAATCGACTTCGGTGTCACCCTCGCACTTCAGCGTAAGATCAAAAAAGCCATGCCGTGCAAACAGCGTCAGCATGTGGTCAAAAAAACCGATTCCGGTTTCGATTCGCGATTCGCCCGTCCCATCGAGGTTAATGGTGAGGCTTACCGCGGTTTCTTTCGTTTTACGCTCTCGATGCGCTTTACGTGCCATGGTTCTCCCCTCAGGTGTATCTGAATCATCCGGTGAATTATCCGGGTATCCCGCCTTATTCATATAATTCCCAAAACCCGGATTTACACGGATCACACGGATTCATATTATTTTGAGTACATGTATAATATGATCTATTGAATTATTCAAAACAACACAAAAATTTACAATCTGTCAGGACTTTTTTTCAGCCTGTTTATAACCTGCCGCAGGGAGACAATAAAACGCTCATTATCTTCGTATCGCGAAACCGAAACCCTGAATGCCCGCCCGAGCATGGGATACGATGAAACGTCTCTCACGAGGAGACCATCTTTAAGAAGGCCATCAAAAACCTTCCGAGGCTCGAACGGAGTTTCGACGAGTATGAAATTCGCCCTGCTCGGATATGCGGTGACACCATCGATCTTATTGAGAGCCGGGATCATGCGGTCACGCTCCCCGATGAGTATTTTCACACTGGCTGCGAGTTCATCACGGTTTTCGAGGAGCTTTATCGCCGCGGCGACAGAAAAGAAATTGATATTGTACGGGAGCTTCGCCTTGTTCACTTCCTGCGCCAGATCGGGATTCATGAGACCATATCCGACCCTGAGCCCTGCGAGCGAGAACGCCTTTGAAAAGGTGCGGAGCACGATAAGATTGTCATACTTTTCGAGGAGATTCACCGCGGTGACTCCGGAAAACTCGAAATATGCCTCATCAATCACAACCGGCGCATCGGTCTGCTCAAGGAGCGCTGTGAGCCGTTCGAGGGGGTAAAGGCATCCTGTCGGGTTGTTGGGCGAGCAGATGATTATCATATCGCCGCCGTTGAGGAACTCTCGTTCGAGGGCATCGCAGTCGTAGGTGAAATCCTGCTTGAGCGGAACCTGACGGACATCGGCGCCGAGCACCGTTCCGATGAGTTTATACACCGTGAATGTGGGCGACGGAAGCACAAGTTTCGCGCCCGGGCGGAGCATTACGGTCAGGACAGCCTGTATGATCTCGTTCGAGCCGTTGCCAACCAAGACACCGTCCGGCTTCCATCCGGCATACGAAGCCAGCTTCTCACGGAGCCCGGCGGGATCGAACGGCGGATAACGCGACCAGCTTCGCTCAAGAGCGAAATCGAGCAGTTCCCGTTTGAGCTTTTCCGGAACGTCGTACGGGTTCTCGTTCTGGTTGATCTTGATGTCGGATTCGTATTCTTTGAGTGTGTAAGCCGAAATCGACCGCACTTCGGGTTTCACATGTTCCAGTATGGATTGTTTTTTCATGTTTATTTCCTGCATCGTATCATAACCGCCCGTGCATGGGCATCGAATCCCTCGGACTTGGCAAGAATACTGACCTTTTCGCAGCACGAATGCACGGCGTGTTGGGTGTATTCGACAATATTCGAACATTTCTGAAAATCATAGACACCGAGCGGAGACGCATAC
This DNA window, taken from bacterium, encodes the following:
- the hisC gene encoding histidinol-phosphate transaminase, translated to MKKQSILEHVKPEVRSISAYTLKEYESDIKINQNENPYDVPEKLKRELLDFALERSWSRYPPFDPAGLREKLASYAGWKPDGVLVGNGSNEIIQAVLTVMLRPGAKLVLPSPTFTVYKLIGTVLGADVRQVPLKQDFTYDCDALEREFLNGGDMIIICSPNNPTGCLYPLERLTALLEQTDAPVVIDEAYFEFSGVTAVNLLEKYDNLIVLRTFSKAFSLAGLRVGYGLMNPDLAQEVNKAKLPYNINFFSVAAAIKLLENRDELAASVKILIGERDRMIPALNKIDGVTAYPSRANFILVETPFEPRKVFDGLLKDGLLVRDVSSYPMLGRAFRVSVSRYEDNERFIVSLRQVINRLKKSPDRL
- the hisB gene encoding imidazoleglycerol-phosphate dehydratase HisB, encoding MARKAHRERKTKETAVSLTINLDGTGESRIETGIGFFDHMLTLFARHGFFDLTLKCEGDTEVDFHHSVEDVGITLGLAFNEALGDKTGIARYGYAYVPMEFALARAVVDLSGRSALCYNVPPVVEKIGAFDSELFPEFFKSFADNARINLHIDLIKSSNGHHDIEAVFKAVARALADACRFDDRVRGQHTTKGTI
- a CDS encoding F0F1 ATP synthase subunit epsilon is translated as MAEDKFHLEIITPERVLVSDDIDSAELPGAEGEFQVLGGHTPFLTGLGIGPVVITKGVKKSFVSISGGYCEVLPFKTTILAQTAETADKIDRARAEAAKKRAEKRLEDAARDTSIDEDRARLALMRAINRLSITKIK
- a CDS encoding T9SS type A sorting domain-containing protein, with the protein product MHTINHTFTITMIAIACLILSAPYLNAQNINDLTNMPAAPTRSIGDFLTPDDRFDLEAAQRTDFQGSLNMNGYEPGIDPATGQPVFRPGKSASTAGYPDDIYWDNTISSSYRGFNDKVYALTVYDGKLIAGGDFNVVGGVGASRIAAWDGSSWSPLGSGLDKSVLALTVYDGKLIAGGYLTNAGGVRAEHIAMWDGFSWSPLGLGFNRFVYALTVYDGNLIAGGFLTRSGESNTTRYIAMWDGSSWLPLGSGMDESVSALVVYNGKLIAGGEFTTAGEVEANRIAAWDGSLWSPLGPGLNGHINVLTVYDGNLVAGGYFTAAGEIETNGIALWDGSSWSSLDSGMRGGFDPNVPYDPYVWALTVYDGNLIAGGGFNIAGGYFVNNIASWNGSSWSPLGSGVGGEIDPYVKVLSVYDNDLIVGGLFTRAGGKIAPYIARWTKKDSITDIEQSSLPSKVKLSQNHPNPFNPATTIVYDVPSQSHVIVTLYNVLGQPVRTLVDDVQQPGSYRVTWDGTDQFGAPVSMGVYFYRLQAGDYSETKKMLLLK